A window of the Streptococcus sp. 116-D4 genome harbors these coding sequences:
- a CDS encoding peptide ABC transporter substrate-binding protein, which yields MNTKKRVLSAGLTFAATLLLAACGQSGSDTKTYSSTFSGNPTTFNYLLDYYADNTAIITNLVDGLLENDNHGNLVPSLAEDWSVSRDGLTYTYKLRKDAKWFTADGEEYAPVKAQDFVTGIKYAVDNKSQAIDLIQNSIKGLNDYITGVDSDFSKVGVKAIDDQTIEYTLARPEPYWNSKTTNSILFPVNEEFLNSKGKDFGTLSPDSILYSGPYLLKDFTSKSSIEYVKNPHYYDHGKVSIEHVKLAYFDGLDQELTIRNFENGAYSIAGVYPNSSNFAKTKEKYKDNIVYSLQDKTSWYFNFNVNRKVYNHTSKMTDEQKQSTETAVLNKNFRQAVNFALDRTAYSAQSNGEEAASKTLRNTLVPPTFVQVGDKTFGEVVASKLVNYGTEWSGVNLADAQDAYFNKEKAQAKFAEAKKELASQGVTFPIHLDVAVDQTSKNSVAGMNSVKQTIESVLGDDNIVIDVQQLSTDDFNNVGFLAPTPADRDYDLNFDGWVGDYQDPSTYLNPFNAEDGFYLKIFGLDAKEDKDKIASLGLDTYTKMLKDADTENKDVAKRYEKYAEAQAWMIDNSLIMSAMSSGGTASVTKVTPFTRGYSLVGIKGDGNNYKYMKLQEDTVTTKQFEEAKTKWEQESKKAIEKAQKEVEKHVK from the coding sequence ATGAATACAAAAAAGCGTGTCCTTAGTGCAGGTCTGACTTTTGCGGCTACTTTGCTATTAGCTGCTTGCGGACAATCAGGTTCAGATACAAAAACTTACTCATCAACCTTTAGTGGAAATCCAACTACATTTAACTATTTATTAGACTACTACGCTGACAATACAGCTATTATTACTAACCTAGTTGACGGTTTGCTCGAAAATGACAATCACGGAAATCTAGTTCCGTCTCTGGCAGAAGATTGGTCTGTTTCAAGAGACGGTCTGACCTATACCTACAAATTGAGAAAAGATGCCAAATGGTTCACAGCTGATGGTGAAGAGTACGCTCCAGTCAAGGCACAAGATTTTGTGACAGGTATCAAGTACGCAGTGGATAATAAATCACAGGCCATTGACCTAATTCAAAACTCGATCAAGGGCTTGAATGATTATATTACAGGAGTAGATTCTGACTTTTCTAAGGTTGGAGTGAAGGCGATTGACGACCAGACTATTGAGTATACTTTGGCACGTCCAGAACCTTACTGGAACTCAAAAACAACGAATAGTATTCTTTTCCCAGTAAACGAGGAGTTTTTAAATTCAAAAGGAAAAGATTTCGGTACCTTATCTCCAGACAGCATTCTCTATAGCGGACCTTATTTGTTAAAAGATTTCACATCGAAATCATCGATCGAGTATGTGAAGAATCCGCATTACTATGATCATGGTAAAGTATCGATTGAACATGTGAAATTGGCTTATTTTGATGGCTTAGACCAAGAATTGACTATCCGTAACTTTGAAAATGGAGCTTATTCTATTGCGGGGGTTTATCCAAATAGTTCTAACTTTGCCAAAACCAAGGAGAAATACAAGGATAATATCGTCTATAGTTTGCAGGATAAGACATCTTGGTACTTCAATTTCAATGTCAATCGTAAGGTCTACAACCATACATCTAAAATGACAGATGAGCAGAAGCAGTCAACTGAGACAGCTGTTTTGAACAAGAACTTCCGCCAAGCGGTGAACTTCGCCTTGGATCGTACAGCCTATTCTGCCCAGTCAAATGGAGAAGAAGCGGCTAGTAAGACCCTTCGTAATACCCTAGTGCCTCCTACATTTGTCCAAGTTGGAGACAAGACCTTTGGAGAAGTAGTCGCTTCTAAATTAGTCAACTATGGCACAGAATGGTCAGGAGTAAACCTAGCTGATGCACAGGATGCCTATTTCAACAAGGAAAAAGCCCAAGCAAAATTTGCGGAAGCTAAAAAAGAATTGGCAAGTCAAGGTGTGACTTTCCCAATTCACTTGGATGTGGCAGTTGATCAGACAAGTAAAAATTCTGTGGCAGGCATGAACTCAGTTAAACAGACCATTGAGTCAGTTTTAGGTGATGATAATATTGTCATTGATGTTCAGCAATTGTCAACAGATGATTTTAATAATGTAGGCTTTTTGGCGCCGACACCAGCTGATCGAGACTACGATTTAAACTTTGATGGTTGGGTGGGTGACTACCAAGATCCATCAACTTATCTCAATCCTTTCAATGCAGAGGATGGATTCTACCTTAAAATCTTTGGTTTAGATGCTAAGGAAGATAAAGATAAAATTGCTAGCTTGGGGCTGGATACCTACACTAAAATGCTTAAAGATGCAGATACTGAAAATAAAGATGTAGCGAAGCGTTATGAAAAGTATGCTGAAGCACAGGCTTGGATGATTGACAATTCTCTGATCATGTCAGCTATGTCAAGTGGTGGAACAGCATCTGTAACTAAAGTAACGCCATTTACAAGAGGGTATTCACTGGTCGGCATCAAGGGTGATGGCAATAACTACAAGTACATGAAACTACAAGAAGATACTGTCACGACCAAACAGTTTGAGGAAGCGAAAACTAAATGGGAGCAAGAAAGCAAAAAAGCAATCGAAAAAGCTCAAAAAGAAGTAGAAAAGCATGTTAAATAA
- the rfbD gene encoding dTDP-4-dehydrorhamnose reductase — MILITGANGQLGTELRHLLDERNEEYVAVDVAEMDITDAEIVEKVFEEVKPTLVYHCAAYTAVDAAEVEGKELDFSINVTGTENVAKASEKHGATLVYISTDYVFDGKKPVGQEWEVDDRPDPQTEYGRTKRMGEKLVEKHVSNFYIIRTAWVFGNYGKNFVFTMQNLAKTHKTLTVVNDQHGRPTWTRTLAEFMTFLAENRKEFGYYHLSNDATEDTTWYDFAVEILKNTDVEVKPVDSSQFPAKAKRPLNSTMSLAKAKATGFVIPTWQDALQEFYKQEVKSDMN, encoded by the coding sequence ATGATTTTAATTACAGGAGCAAATGGCCAATTAGGAACGGAACTTCGTCATTTATTGGATGAGCGTAATGAAGAATACGTTGCAGTTGATGTGGCTGAGATGGATATTACCGATGCAGAGATCGTTGAGAAAGTTTTTGAAGAGGTGAAACCAACTTTAGTCTACCACTGTGCAGCCTATACCGCTGTTGATGCGGCAGAGGTTGAAGGGAAAGAATTGGACTTTTCCATAAATGTTACGGGGACAGAGAATGTCGCAAAAGCATCCGAAAAGCATGGTGCAACACTAGTCTACATTTCTACCGATTATGTATTTGACGGTAAGAAACCAGTTGGACAAGAGTGGGAAGTGGATGACAGACCAGATCCTCAAACTGAATATGGTCGTACGAAGCGTATGGGAGAGAAACTTGTAGAAAAACACGTTTCAAACTTCTATATTATTCGTACTGCCTGGGTTTTTGGAAATTACGGTAAAAACTTCGTCTTCACGATGCAAAATCTTGCTAAAACTCATAAGACATTGACAGTTGTAAATGATCAACATGGTCGACCAACCTGGACACGTACCTTGGCCGAGTTCATGACTTTCCTAGCTGAAAATCGCAAGGAATTTGGTTATTATCATTTGTCAAATGATGCAACGGAAGACACAACTTGGTATGACTTTGCAGTTGAAATTTTGAAGAATACAGACGTCGAAGTCAAGCCAGTGGACTCAAGCCAATTTCCTGCCAAAGCTAAACGTCCACTAAACTCTACAATGAGCCTTGCAAAAGCCAAAGCTACTGGATTTGTCATCCCAACTTGGCAAGATGCCTTACAAGAATTTTATAAACAAGAAGTAAAAAGTGATATGAACTAA
- the glf gene encoding UDP-galactopyranose mutase has translation MYDYLIVGAGLSGAIFAHEATKRGKKVKVIDKRDHIGGNIYCENVEGVNVHKYGAHIFHTSNKKVWDYVNRFAEFNNYINSPVANYKGSLYNLPFNMNTFYAVWGTKTPQEVKDKIAEQTADMKDVEPKNLEEQAIKLIGPDIYEKLIKGYTEKQWGRSATELPPFIIKRLPVRLTFDNNYFNDCYQGIPIGGYNVIIENMLGNVEVELGVDFFANRQELEASAEKVVFTGMIDQYFDYKHGELEYRSLRFEHEILDEENHQGNAVINYTEREIPYTRIIEHKHFEYGTQDKTVITREYPADWKRGDEPYYPINDERNNAMFAKYQEEAAKNDKVIFCGRLADYKYYDMHVVIERALSVVTDEFGY, from the coding sequence ATGTATGATTATCTTATCGTTGGTGCAGGTTTGTCAGGGGCAATATTTGCACACGAAGCAACAAAACGTGGTAAAAAAGTGAAAGTGATTGACAAACGTGATCACATCGGTGGGAATATCTACTGTGAGAATGTAGAAGGTGTTAATGTTCATAAATATGGTGCCCATATCTTCCATACTTCTAATAAAAAAGTGTGGGACTATGTTAACCGATTCGCTGAGTTCAATAACTATATCAACTCACCAGTGGCTAACTACAAAGGGAGCCTTTACAATCTTCCTTTCAACATGAATACTTTCTACGCTGTGTGGGGGACAAAAACTCCGCAAGAAGTCAAAGATAAGATTGCTGAGCAAACAGCTGATATGAAGGATGTTGAACCTAAAAACCTGGAAGAGCAAGCAATCAAGTTGATTGGTCCAGATATCTACGAAAAGTTGATCAAGGGCTACACAGAAAAACAATGGGGACGTTCCGCAACAGAACTTCCACCATTTATCATCAAGCGCCTCCCAGTACGTTTGACCTTTGATAATAACTACTTTAATGACTGTTACCAGGGGATTCCAATCGGTGGTTACAACGTCATCATTGAAAATATGCTAGGCAACGTAGAAGTAGAACTTGGAGTTGACTTTTTTGCCAATCGTCAAGAATTAGAAGCTTCAGCTGAAAAAGTTGTCTTTACAGGAATGATTGACCAGTACTTTGATTACAAACATGGGGAGTTAGAATACCGTAGTCTGCGTTTCGAGCACGAAATCTTGGATGAGGAAAACCATCAAGGTAATGCTGTGATCAACTACACAGAGCGTGAGATTCCTTATACTCGTATCATTGAGCATAAGCACTTCGAGTATGGTACGCAAGATAAAACGGTCATTACTCGTGAATACCCAGCTGATTGGAAACGTGGAGATGAACCTTATTATCCAATCAATGATGAAAGAAACAATGCTATGTTTGCTAAATATCAAGAAGAAGCAGCCAAAAATGATAAGGTCATCTTCTGTGGTCGTTTAGCTGACTATAAATACTACGACATGCATGTGGTCATTGAACGTGCACTTAGTGTAGTAACGGATGAGTTTGGTTACTAA
- the pbp1a gene encoding penicillin-binding protein PBP1A codes for MNKQTILRILKYIGITFLTLFIALFLLGGGVFLYFVSKAPALSESKLVATTSSKIYDNKNELIADLGSERRVNTQANEIPTDLVKAIVSIEDHRFFDHRGVDTIRIMGAALRNLQGKGGLQGASTLTQQLIKLTYFSTSTADQTLSRKAQEAWLAVQLEQKATKQEILTYYINKVYMSNGNYGMQTAAQNYYGKDLKDLSLPQLALLAGMPQAPNQYDPYSHPEAALERRNLVLSEMKGQKYISAEDYEKAINTPITDGLQSLKSANSYPAYMDNYLKEVIDQVEQETGYNLLTTGMDVYTNVDKDVQQRLWDVYNTDEYVAYPDDELQVASTIVDVTNGKVIAQLGARHQSSNVSFGVNQAVETNRDWGSTMKPITDYAPALEYGVYDSTASIVHDVPYNYPGTDTPVYNWDHGYFGNITVQYALQQSRNVTAVETLNKVGLDRAKTFLNGLGIDYPSMLYANAISSNTTESNKKYGASSEKMAAAYAAFANGGTYHKPMYINKIVFSDGSEKEFSDAGTRAMKETTAYMMTEMMKTVLLYGTGRGAYLPWLPQAGKTGTSNYTDEEIEKYIKNAGYVAPDEMFVGYTRKYAMAVWTGYSNRLTPIIGDGFLVAGKVYRSMITYLSEDDNPGDWTMPDGLYRNGEFVFQNNAKNTGNHSVTQQTQTVETPSTTAESSTTQASTTVGQQSNNAPATDPNQGQAGQAGQAGQPTQPVQPTPQNPQVQQQPQQ; via the coding sequence ATGAACAAACAAACTATTCTGCGAATCTTAAAGTATATTGGGATTACATTCCTTACCTTATTTATCGCATTATTTCTATTAGGTGGAGGTGTCTTCCTCTACTTTGTTAGCAAGGCTCCGGCCTTATCTGAAAGTAAATTAGTTGCGACAACTTCTAGCAAGATTTATGACAATAAGAACGAACTGATTGCTGACCTTGGTTCTGAACGTCGCGTAAATACTCAAGCAAATGAAATCCCTACTGATTTGGTCAAGGCCATCGTGTCTATCGAAGACCATCGTTTCTTTGATCATAGAGGTGTTGATACTATTCGTATCATGGGTGCGGCATTGAGAAACCTCCAAGGGAAAGGAGGGCTCCAAGGAGCTTCAACCTTGACTCAGCAATTGATCAAATTGACTTATTTCTCTACCTCAACTGCCGATCAAACCTTGTCACGTAAAGCTCAGGAAGCTTGGCTAGCTGTTCAACTCGAACAAAAAGCAACCAAGCAAGAAATCCTGACCTACTACATAAACAAAGTCTACATGTCTAACGGTAATTATGGAATGCAAACCGCAGCTCAAAATTACTATGGAAAAGACTTGAAGGATTTAAGCTTGCCTCAGTTAGCACTCCTAGCTGGAATGCCTCAAGCACCAAACCAATATGATCCTTATTCCCATCCAGAAGCAGCTCTCGAACGTCGGAACTTGGTACTTTCAGAAATGAAGGGACAGAAATATATCAGTGCGGAAGATTACGAAAAAGCTATTAATACTCCTATCACTGATGGTCTCCAAAGCTTGAAGTCAGCCAATAGTTATCCTGCTTATATGGACAATTACCTCAAAGAAGTAATTGATCAAGTTGAACAAGAAACAGGTTACAACCTTCTTACTACAGGTATGGATGTCTACACAAATGTGGACAAAGATGTTCAACAGCGACTTTGGGATGTTTACAATACAGATGAATATGTTGCCTACCCAGATGATGAACTCCAAGTAGCTTCAACCATCGTCGATGTAACAAATGGTAAAGTCATTGCTCAGTTAGGGGCACGTCACCAATCAAGTAATGTATCTTTCGGTGTTAACCAAGCCGTTGAAACCAACCGTGACTGGGGTTCTACGATGAAACCAATCACTGACTATGCTCCCGCTTTAGAATATGGAGTCTATGACTCTACTGCTTCTATTGTACATGATGTTCCTTATAACTATCCTGGCACTGATACTCCAGTCTACAACTGGGATCATGGCTACTTTGGAAACATTACAGTCCAGTATGCTCTTCAACAATCACGAAATGTCACAGCCGTTGAGACTTTGAATAAGGTCGGTCTAGATAGAGCTAAAACCTTCCTCAATGGACTTGGTATCGATTATCCAAGCATGCTTTATGCAAACGCCATTTCAAGTAACACAACTGAATCCAACAAAAAGTACGGAGCAAGTAGTGAAAAAATGGCCGCTGCCTACGCAGCTTTTGCTAATGGTGGTACTTACCACAAACCAATGTATATCAATAAAATCGTCTTTAGTGATGGTAGTGAAAAAGAATTTTCTGATGCCGGTACTCGGGCTATGAAAGAAACTACTGCCTATATGATGACCGAAATGATGAAAACTGTCTTATTATACGGAACCGGACGTGGAGCCTACCTACCTTGGCTTCCACAAGCAGGTAAGACAGGTACTTCTAACTATACTGACGAAGAAATTGAAAAGTATATCAAGAATGCTGGTTACGTAGCTCCAGATGAAATGTTTGTTGGTTATACCCGCAAATATGCAATGGCCGTTTGGACAGGATACTCAAATCGTCTAACTCCAATCATCGGAGATGGTTTCCTTGTTGCTGGTAAGGTTTATCGCTCAATGATAACTTACCTTTCTGAAGATGACAATCCTGGAGACTGGACAATGCCAGATGGCTTGTACAGAAATGGAGAATTCGTCTTCCAGAACAACGCAAAGAATACAGGGAATCATTCAGTAACACAACAAACACAAACAGTAGAAACTCCAAGCACAACAGCTGAAAGTTCAACTACACAGGCAAGTACGACGGTTGGTCAACAATCCAATAATGCTCCAGCAACCGATCCTAATCAAGGACAAGCTGGTCAAGCTGGTCAGGCTGGTCAACCGACACAACCAGTACAACCAACGCCACAAAATCCACAAGTTCAACAGCAACCACAACAGTGA
- a CDS encoding dTDP-4-dehydrorhamnose 3,5-epimerase family protein, whose product MTDNFFGKTLAARKVDAIPGMLEFDIPVHGDNRGWFKENFQKEKMIPLGFPESFFSEGKLQNNVSFSRKNVLRGLHAEPWDKYISVADGGKVLGSWVDLREGETFGNTYQTVIDASKGIFVPRGVANGFQVLTDTVSYSYLVNDYWALELKPKYAFVNYADPSLGIEWENLADAEVSEADKNHPLLKDVKPLKKEDL is encoded by the coding sequence ATGACAGACAATTTTTTTGGTAAGACGCTTGCAGCACGCAAGGTTGATGCAATTCCAGGTATGTTGGAGTTTGATATCCCCGTTCATGGAGACAATCGTGGCTGGTTTAAAGAAAATTTCCAAAAGGAAAAAATGATTCCACTTGGTTTTCCAGAGTCTTTCTTTTCAGAAGGAAAATTGCAAAACAATGTATCTTTCTCACGCAAAAATGTCCTCCGTGGTCTCCACGCAGAACCATGGGATAAGTACATCTCGGTAGCAGATGGTGGGAAAGTTCTGGGTTCTTGGGTTGATCTACGCGAGGGCGAAACATTTGGGAATACTTATCAGACGGTTATTGATGCTAGCAAGGGAATTTTTGTACCTCGAGGAGTGGCCAATGGCTTTCAAGTTCTAACAGATACAGTTTCTTATAGTTATCTGGTCAATGATTACTGGGCTCTTGAACTCAAACCCAAGTATGCCTTTGTGAACTACGCTGATCCGAGCCTTGGTATTGAATGGGAAAATCTTGCAGATGCAGAGGTTTCAGAAGCAGATAAAAATCATCCACTACTTAAGGATGTAAAACCTTTGAAAAAAGAAGATTTGTAA
- the rfbA gene encoding glucose-1-phosphate thymidylyltransferase RfbA, whose amino-acid sequence MKGIILAGGSGTRLYPLTRAASKQLMPVYDKPMIYYPLSTLMLAGIRDILIISTPQDLPRFKELLQDGSEFGIKLSYAEQPSPDGLAQAFIIGEEFIGDDSVALILGDNIYHGPGLSKMLQKAAKKESGATIFGYHVKDPERFGVVEFDKDMNAISIEEKPESPRSNYAVTGLYFYDNDVVEIAKNIKPSPRGELEITDVNKAYLDRGDLSVEVMGRGFAWLDTGTHESLLEASQYIETVQRMQNVQVANLEEIAYRMGYISREDVLVLAQPLKKNEYGQYLLRLIGEA is encoded by the coding sequence ATGAAAGGTATTATTCTCGCAGGTGGTTCGGGGACACGTTTATATCCTTTGACTCGAGCTGCATCAAAACAACTGATGCCGGTTTATGATAAACCGATGATTTACTATCCACTTTCAACATTGATGTTGGCTGGAATTAGGGATATTCTGATTATCTCAACTCCTCAAGATCTACCTCGTTTTAAAGAGCTTCTTCAAGATGGATCTGAGTTTGGGATTAAACTTTCTTATGCAGAGCAACCAAGCCCAGACGGTTTGGCGCAAGCCTTCATCATTGGGGAAGAATTCATTGGCGATGATAGCGTTGCTCTAATCTTAGGCGACAATATCTATCACGGACCTGGCCTTTCGAAAATGCTACAAAAGGCGGCTAAAAAGGAGTCGGGAGCAACTATCTTTGGCTACCATGTGAAGGATCCAGAGCGCTTTGGTGTGGTTGAGTTTGACAAGGATATGAACGCTATTTCTATAGAGGAAAAGCCAGAAAGCCCTCGTTCAAATTATGCAGTTACAGGCCTCTATTTCTACGATAATGATGTAGTAGAAATTGCTAAAAATATTAAACCAAGTCCTCGTGGGGAATTGGAAATTACAGATGTAAACAAGGCTTATCTAGATCGTGGAGATTTATCCGTTGAGGTTATGGGACGCGGATTTGCTTGGTTGGATACTGGAACACATGAAAGTTTACTAGAGGCTTCACAGTACATCGAAACAGTCCAACGGATGCAAAATGTTCAGGTAGCAAACTTGGAAGAAATTGCCTATCGCATGGGCTATATCAGTCGAGAAGATGTGTTGGTCTTAGCCCAACCGCTTAAGAAAAATGAATACGGACAGTATTTGCTCCGTTTGATAGGAGAAGCATAG
- the rfbB gene encoding dTDP-glucose 4,6-dehydratase, translated as MTEYKKIIVTGGAGFIGSNFVHYVYKNFPDVHVTVLDKLTYAGNRANIEEILGDRVELVVGDIADAELVDKLAAQADAIVHYAAESHNDNSLNDPSPFIHTNFIGTYTLLEAARKYDIRFHHVSTDEVYGDLPLREDLPGHGEGPGEKFTAETKYNPSSPYSSTKAASDLIVKAWVRSFGVKATISNCSNNYGPYQHIEKFIPRQITNILSGIKPKLYGEGKNVRDWIHTNDHSSGVWTILTKGQIGETYLIGADGEKNNKEVLELILKEMGQPADAYDHVTDRAGHDLRYAIDASKLRDELGWKPEFTNFEQGLKETIQWYKDNQDWWQGEKEAVEANYAKTQEVLEK; from the coding sequence ATGACTGAATACAAAAAAATCATCGTGACAGGAGGAGCTGGTTTTATCGGATCCAACTTTGTCCATTATGTTTACAAGAATTTTCCAGATGTTCACGTGACAGTCTTGGACAAGTTGACTTATGCTGGAAATCGCGCTAATATTGAGGAAATTTTAGGTGATCGTGTTGAGTTGGTTGTTGGTGACATTGCTGATGCAGAGTTGGTAGACAAGTTGGCAGCACAAGCTGATGCTATCGTTCACTATGCGGCGGAAAGTCATAATGACAATTCACTCAATGATCCATCACCATTTATCCATACCAACTTCATCGGAACCTATACTCTTTTGGAAGCGGCTCGCAAATATGATATTCGTTTCCACCATGTGTCTACTGACGAGGTTTATGGGGATCTACCTCTACGCGAAGATTTGCCAGGTCATGGTGAAGGTCCAGGTGAGAAATTTACTGCTGAAACTAAATACAACCCAAGCTCTCCGTACTCATCAACTAAGGCAGCTTCAGACTTGATTGTCAAAGCTTGGGTACGTTCTTTTGGAGTCAAGGCAACGATTTCTAACTGTTCAAATAACTACGGTCCTTATCAACACATTGAAAAATTTATCCCACGTCAAATTACCAACATCCTAAGTGGCATTAAGCCAAAACTTTATGGAGAAGGTAAGAACGTTCGTGACTGGATTCATACCAATGACCATTCTTCAGGTGTTTGGACAATCTTGACAAAAGGTCAAATCGGAGAAACCTACTTGATTGGGGCTGATGGTGAAAAGAACAACAAGGAAGTTTTGGAACTAATCCTTAAGGAAATGGGACAACCTGCCGATGCCTATGACCATGTGACTGACCGTGCAGGACATGACCTTCGCTATGCAATTGATGCAAGCAAGCTCCGTGATGAGTTGGGCTGGAAACCAGAATTTACTAACTTTGAACAAGGTCTCAAAGAAACCATTCAATGGTACAAAGATAACCAAGACTGGTGGCAGGGAGAAAAAGAAGCTGTTGAAGCCAACTACGCTAAGACACAAGAGGTTCTTGAAAAATAA
- a CDS encoding peptide ABC transporter substrate-binding protein, translated as MKTRKVLALAGVTLLAAGVLAACSGGSGAKGEQTFAFTYETDPDNLNYLTTGKAATADITSNVIDGLLESDRFGNLVPSMAEDWSVSKDGLTYTYKIRQDAKWYTSEGEEYAPVKAQDFVTGLKYATDKKSEGLYLVQDSIKGLDAYAKGEIKDFSQVGIKALDDQTVQYTLNKPESFWNSKTTMGVLAPVNEEFLNSKGDDFAKATDPSSILYNGPYLLKSIVTKSTVEFAKNPNYWDKDNVHIDKVKLSFWDGQDTSKPAENFKDGSLSAARLYPTSASFAELEKEMKDNIVYTQQDSTTYVVGTNIDRQSYKYTSKTSEEQKTSTKKALLNKDFRQAIAFGFDRTAYASQLNGQTGASKILRNIFVPPTFVQADGKNFGDMVKEKLVTYGDEWKDVNLADAQDGLYNPEKAKAEFAKAKSALQAEGVQFPIHLDMPVDQTATTKVQRVQSMKQSLEATLGTDNVIIDIQQLQKDEVLNVTLFAQTAAGEDWDISDNVGWGPDFSDPSTYLDIIKPSVGENTRTYLGFDSGKDNEAAKKVGLNDYDKMVNEAGEETTDVTKRYNKYAEAQAWLTDSALVIPTTSRTGRPILSKMVPFTLPFSFSGNKGTSDPLRYKYLELQDKAVTADEYQKAQDKWMKEKEESNKKAQEELANHVK; from the coding sequence ATGAAAACAAGGAAAGTATTGGCTCTTGCGGGAGTAACTTTATTAGCAGCTGGTGTCTTAGCGGCTTGTTCTGGAGGATCAGGCGCTAAAGGTGAACAGACCTTTGCCTTTACCTACGAGACAGACCCAGATAATCTCAACTACTTAACGACTGGTAAGGCAGCGACTGCTGACATTACTAGTAATGTGATTGATGGATTATTGGAGAGTGATCGCTTTGGGAATTTGGTTCCCTCAATGGCAGAGGACTGGTCGGTTTCTAAGGATGGCTTGACTTATACTTATAAGATTCGTCAGGATGCCAAGTGGTACACATCAGAAGGAGAAGAGTATGCTCCTGTCAAGGCTCAAGACTTTGTAACAGGTCTTAAATATGCAACAGACAAGAAATCAGAAGGCCTATACTTGGTACAGGATTCAATTAAAGGTTTGGACGCCTACGCTAAAGGGGAAATTAAAGATTTCTCTCAAGTCGGAATTAAAGCCCTTGACGATCAAACGGTCCAATACACTTTAAACAAACCTGAAAGTTTTTGGAATTCTAAAACAACTATGGGTGTTTTAGCGCCAGTCAATGAAGAGTTTTTGAACTCAAAAGGGGATGATTTTGCCAAAGCAACAGATCCAAGCAGTATCTTATATAATGGTCCTTATTTATTGAAATCCATTGTAACCAAATCTACTGTTGAATTTGCGAAGAATCCTAATTACTGGGATAAAGACAATGTCCATATTGACAAAGTTAAATTGTCATTCTGGGATGGTCAAGATACTAGTAAACCTGCAGAAAACTTTAAAGACGGTAGCCTTTCAGCAGCTCGTCTCTATCCAACAAGTGCAAGTTTCGCAGAGCTTGAAAAAGAGATGAAGGACAATATTGTCTATACGCAACAGGACTCTACGACTTATGTAGTAGGAACAAACATCGACCGTCAGTCCTATAAATATACTTCTAAGACTAGTGAAGAACAAAAGACTTCAACTAAAAAGGCTCTCTTAAACAAGGATTTCCGTCAGGCTATTGCCTTTGGATTTGACCGTACAGCCTATGCTTCTCAGTTGAATGGACAAACAGGAGCAAGTAAAATCTTACGTAATATCTTTGTTCCACCAACATTTGTACAAGCAGATGGAAAAAACTTTGGGGACATGGTCAAAGAAAAATTGGTGACTTATGGGGATGAATGGAAGGATGTGAACCTTGCTGATGCCCAAGATGGTCTCTATAACCCAGAGAAAGCCAAGGCAGAATTTGCTAAAGCTAAATCAGCTCTACAAGCTGAGGGAGTGCAATTCCCAATTCACCTAGACATGCCTGTTGACCAAACAGCAACTACAAAAGTTCAACGTGTCCAATCTATGAAACAATCCTTGGAAGCGACTTTAGGAACTGATAATGTCATTATTGATATTCAACAATTGCAAAAAGATGAAGTGCTTAATGTTACTTTATTTGCACAAACTGCTGCTGGTGAGGATTGGGATATTTCTGATAACGTTGGATGGGGACCAGACTTCTCAGATCCATCAACTTATCTTGATATCATCAAGCCTTCTGTAGGGGAAAATACGAGAACTTACCTAGGATTTGATTCAGGAAAAGACAATGAGGCGGCTAAGAAGGTTGGTCTCAATGATTATGATAAAATGGTCAATGAAGCAGGGGAAGAAACTACAGATGTGACGAAACGGTATAACAAGTATGCCGAAGCTCAAGCATGGTTGACAGATAGTGCCCTAGTCATTCCAACGACATCTCGTACAGGTCGTCCAATCTTGTCTAAGATGGTACCATTTACTTTACCTTTCTCTTTCTCAGGGAACAAGGGGACAAGCGATCCGCTCCGATACAAATATCTTGAACTTCAAGATAAGGCAGTCACAGCAGATGAATATCAAAAAGCGCAAGATAAATGGATGAAAGAAAAAGAAGAATCCAATAAAAAAGCACAAGAAGAACTCGCAAATCATGTGAAATAA